A part of Microbulbifer sp. MI-G genomic DNA contains:
- a CDS encoding aminoacyl-histidine dipeptidase: MNPIVALTPTPLWKHFAALCEIPRPSKHEERVVEYALSFARARNLKAQLDTAGNVIIKKPATPGMEDRQTLALQSHLDMVPQKNASTVHNFLTDPIRPYVDGDWVTAKGTTLGADNGIGVAAILALLESTDIPHPALEALLTIDEEAGMTGAKNLQPGNFEADLLLNLDTEDEGELYIGCAGGVDVNAILPYSRDPIAVGSQVFTLSVRGLRGGHSGLDIDKGRGNANKIANRIIDTALSKIPELRIAALDGGSLRNAIPRESFCTLVIPAGTRDKLQQSIDSESARLSQEFDNEADLTITLEPTEAPGSTMDAASQLKLIRAIRCCPNGVARMSTKLTGVADTSNNLARVVTAEKDGKPQVQIQCLVRSLSDTARDQHSLDVAACFELAGATTRLDNAYPGWAPNPSSPLLALMRDVYTEMTGAEPEVKVIHAGLECGLLAKPYPNWDMVSFGPTIRRAHSPEERVHIHSVANFWDYLIKVVQAVPGRN; encoded by the coding sequence ATGAATCCTATTGTTGCACTGACCCCCACCCCTCTGTGGAAACACTTCGCCGCACTGTGTGAGATTCCCCGCCCTTCCAAACATGAAGAGCGGGTAGTGGAGTACGCCCTCAGTTTTGCCAGAGCCCGCAATCTGAAGGCGCAGTTGGATACAGCCGGCAATGTGATTATCAAGAAGCCCGCGACACCGGGTATGGAAGATCGCCAGACCCTGGCCCTGCAGAGCCATTTGGATATGGTGCCGCAGAAAAATGCCAGCACAGTACACAATTTCCTTACCGACCCCATCAGACCCTACGTGGATGGCGATTGGGTCACCGCCAAAGGCACTACTCTCGGTGCCGACAATGGCATAGGCGTCGCCGCCATCCTCGCCCTTTTGGAGTCCACCGACATCCCCCACCCCGCCCTGGAGGCACTGCTCACTATTGATGAAGAGGCGGGCATGACCGGTGCCAAAAACCTGCAGCCGGGCAACTTCGAGGCGGATCTGCTCCTGAACCTGGATACCGAGGATGAAGGGGAACTCTATATCGGCTGCGCCGGGGGCGTGGATGTAAATGCCATTCTCCCTTACTCCCGGGACCCTATAGCGGTGGGTAGCCAGGTCTTTACACTCTCTGTGCGCGGCCTGCGCGGCGGGCACTCGGGCCTGGACATTGATAAGGGGCGCGGCAACGCCAACAAGATTGCCAACCGTATTATTGACACGGCTCTGAGCAAAATCCCCGAGCTGCGCATTGCCGCGCTGGATGGCGGCAGCCTGCGCAACGCCATTCCCCGCGAATCCTTTTGCACCCTTGTGATTCCAGCCGGGACTCGGGACAAACTGCAACAGAGTATCGACAGCGAAAGTGCACGTCTCTCGCAGGAGTTTGACAACGAAGCGGACCTCACAATCACACTGGAGCCCACAGAAGCACCCGGCAGTACCATGGATGCCGCAAGCCAGCTGAAACTGATTCGCGCCATTCGTTGCTGCCCCAATGGCGTGGCGCGCATGAGCACTAAGTTGACAGGAGTTGCCGACACTTCCAATAACCTGGCCCGCGTTGTCACGGCTGAGAAGGACGGCAAACCACAGGTGCAGATCCAATGCCTGGTGCGCAGCCTGTCTGACACAGCCCGCGACCAACACAGTCTGGACGTTGCCGCCTGCTTCGAACTGGCCGGCGCTACAACCAGGCTGGACAATGCCTACCCTGGCTGGGCCCCAAACCCCAGTTCACCCCTACTGGCACTGATGAGAGACGTTTATACAGAGATGACCGGAGCAGAGCCTGAAGTCAAAGTGATCCACGCTGGTCTGGAGTGCGGTCTTTTGGCAAAACCCTACCCCAACTGGGACATGGTTTCCTTCGGCCCCACCATCCGCCGCGCACACTCCCCCGAAGAGCGGGTGCATATCCACAGCGTTGCCAATTTCTGGGATTACTTGATCAAGGTGGTACAGGCAGTCCCTGGCCGCAACTAG
- a CDS encoding VacB/RNase II family 3'-5' exoribonuclease, giving the protein MLNADALKQLSQLKTDIRSSKEFAEGQVRGSNGKFGFVVLVDGREAFLPPNEMERVFPGDRVRVSLTEGPKGKLSAELDVLLESELDYLVGQYIQRGQGHFIQPTQHSLTRWIFLPPKARGKAQPGDFIACRVNRHPFKDGRAQARVTSVIGKPEMPGIEHAYTIAQYQLPEQFGPAAQKQSETLAGQLASVIAERTDLSELGFVTIDAESTQDMDDALAVTPREDGWTLHTAIADPSSVIGQDSPLDKEAFKRAHSLYLPGETLPMLPHNLCEDLVSLIPGELRPVLVVHIDINRDGSISGSHYEFAAIRSQYKLSYTQVSGFLEGDDTAVPEAQRESLRNLAATYKARATYRSTHSLAMEDRPEYEIWLDSQRKIARIERQERNIAQRIVEEAMLATNISIGAKLAERQQGCFSVHLGFRKERMGEVKSLLKALLPEYAEKDLGQLEHYLALVKHLESQDDSQLLNLLAVLKRMLRPGLLDNKVGAHLGLGLPAYATVTSPIRKYNDLYNHRVLHAAIQQGNTPDLNDVHIEALQNSLVRGRQARRALEQWLYAQFMQDKIGNTYAGKITLVTGAGLGVRIDQFGIDGFVRMNGDKKNLPTFDGKHLTLTHNEQSFQLEQAVVVKVSSVNVDKRRIAFELVLENVQANSAAKK; this is encoded by the coding sequence ATGCTCAACGCCGACGCTCTGAAACAGCTTTCACAGCTGAAAACCGATATTCGCTCCAGCAAGGAATTTGCCGAAGGCCAGGTACGCGGCAGCAACGGTAAGTTCGGTTTTGTTGTGCTGGTGGATGGGCGGGAGGCCTTCCTGCCACCCAATGAGATGGAACGTGTTTTCCCCGGTGATCGGGTTCGTGTCAGCCTGACAGAAGGACCCAAGGGCAAGCTCAGCGCGGAACTGGATGTCCTGCTTGAGAGTGAACTTGACTACCTTGTCGGCCAATATATCCAGCGTGGCCAGGGACACTTTATCCAGCCCACCCAGCATTCCCTCACCCGCTGGATCTTTCTCCCCCCCAAGGCCCGCGGCAAAGCCCAACCCGGAGACTTTATCGCTTGCAGGGTCAACCGCCACCCCTTCAAGGACGGGCGCGCCCAGGCCAGGGTGACGTCCGTTATCGGCAAACCCGAGATGCCCGGTATTGAGCACGCCTACACAATTGCCCAGTACCAGCTGCCAGAGCAATTCGGCCCCGCGGCACAGAAACAGTCGGAAACCCTTGCCGGGCAATTGGCGTCTGTGATTGCCGAGCGCACGGACCTCTCCGAACTGGGCTTTGTCACCATTGATGCGGAAAGCACTCAGGATATGGACGATGCCCTTGCCGTTACCCCTCGGGAGGATGGTTGGACTCTGCATACCGCTATTGCCGATCCCAGTAGTGTAATCGGCCAAGACAGCCCGCTGGATAAGGAAGCCTTCAAGCGCGCCCACAGCCTATACCTGCCCGGCGAAACCCTGCCCATGTTGCCACATAATCTGTGCGAGGATCTCGTCTCCTTGATTCCCGGAGAGCTGCGCCCGGTACTGGTTGTGCATATTGATATCAACCGTGATGGCAGTATCAGTGGGAGCCACTATGAATTTGCCGCGATCCGCTCCCAGTACAAACTAAGCTATACACAAGTCAGCGGTTTTTTGGAGGGTGATGACACCGCAGTGCCCGAAGCGCAAAGAGAGAGCTTGCGCAATCTGGCCGCAACCTATAAGGCCCGCGCCACTTATCGCTCCACCCATTCTCTGGCCATGGAGGATCGCCCGGAGTATGAGATCTGGCTCGACAGCCAGCGCAAAATTGCGCGTATCGAAAGGCAGGAGCGCAATATTGCCCAGCGCATAGTCGAAGAGGCCATGCTCGCCACCAATATCAGTATCGGCGCCAAACTAGCGGAACGACAGCAGGGCTGCTTTTCTGTGCACCTGGGTTTCCGCAAAGAACGTATGGGGGAGGTAAAAAGTCTCCTCAAAGCCCTTTTGCCAGAATATGCCGAGAAAGACCTGGGCCAACTGGAGCACTACCTGGCTTTGGTGAAGCACCTGGAAAGTCAGGATGATTCGCAATTGCTGAACCTCCTGGCCGTGCTGAAGCGCATGCTGCGCCCCGGCCTGCTCGATAACAAGGTCGGCGCACACCTGGGTTTAGGACTCCCCGCCTATGCCACAGTAACCTCCCCCATTCGCAAGTACAACGATCTGTATAATCACCGCGTACTGCATGCGGCTATTCAACAGGGTAACACCCCAGACCTCAACGACGTGCATATTGAGGCTCTGCAGAACAGCCTAGTTCGCGGCCGCCAGGCCAGGCGCGCCCTGGAGCAGTGGCTGTATGCCCAGTTTATGCAGGATAAAATCGGTAACACCTACGCCGGCAAAATCACTCTGGTGACTGGCGCCGGCCTCGGGGTACGCATTGATCAATTTGGCATCGATGGATTTGTGCGCATGAATGGGGACAAAAAGAACCTTCCGACTTTCGACGGCAAGCATCTAACCCTCACGCACAATGAGCAAAGTTTCCAACTGGAACAAGCGGTTGTGGTCAAGGTGTCCTCTGTGAATGTGGACAAGCGCCGCATTGCTTTCGAACTGGTTCTGGAGAATGTGCAAGCCAACAGCGCCGCAAAAAAATAA
- a CDS encoding Glu/Leu/Phe/Val dehydrogenase dimerization domain-containing protein, whose product MSVFSHSAYDKHEQVAFYQDAKSGLKAIIAVHNTNLGPSLGGCRMWPYVDDGEALNDVLRLSRGMTYKSAMAGLRLGGGKSVIIGDPRQDKTPELLRAMGEFINTLSGRYITAEDSGTSVADMRVIGETTEYVSGLFAGSEYGGDPSPSTAYGVFVGLKAAAQHRWGKTDLNGLKVSIQGMGNVGFRLGKLLKEAGAELFVTDIFQDNIDRSVKELGAIAVTAEEIFDLDVDLFAPCAMGAILDDDTIARLKVGAVAGAANNQLAEERHAEVLREKGVLYAPDYVINAGGIIDVYYQQQGDYDATEVRAHIEEIGNTMQEVFERADNTGKTTAHVADLIAEERFGHHSLPNAENRSGTVAA is encoded by the coding sequence ATGAGTGTTTTTTCCCATTCCGCTTATGATAAACACGAACAGGTGGCGTTTTATCAGGATGCCAAGAGCGGTCTCAAGGCAATCATCGCGGTCCACAATACGAATTTAGGGCCTTCACTGGGAGGCTGCCGTATGTGGCCCTATGTGGATGACGGCGAGGCGCTCAATGATGTGCTGCGCCTCTCCCGTGGAATGACCTATAAGTCTGCCATGGCTGGTTTGAGACTCGGGGGTGGAAAATCGGTGATTATCGGCGATCCCCGTCAGGATAAGACGCCCGAGCTACTGCGCGCTATGGGTGAGTTCATCAACACACTCAGCGGGCGTTACATCACCGCGGAGGATTCCGGCACCAGCGTTGCCGATATGCGGGTTATCGGCGAGACCACAGAGTATGTATCCGGTCTGTTCGCGGGCTCGGAATACGGTGGTGACCCGTCGCCTTCCACTGCTTATGGCGTATTTGTGGGCCTCAAGGCCGCCGCACAGCACCGCTGGGGAAAAACCGACTTGAACGGTCTCAAAGTTTCTATCCAGGGAATGGGCAATGTGGGGTTCCGCCTGGGCAAGCTGTTGAAAGAGGCCGGCGCGGAACTCTTCGTTACGGATATTTTCCAAGACAATATCGATCGCTCGGTCAAAGAGCTGGGTGCCATTGCCGTAACCGCTGAGGAGATCTTCGATCTGGATGTGGATTTGTTCGCGCCCTGTGCCATGGGAGCCATTCTGGATGATGACACCATCGCCCGCTTGAAAGTGGGAGCTGTCGCCGGTGCCGCCAACAACCAGCTGGCCGAAGAGCGTCACGCCGAGGTGCTGCGTGAGAAAGGCGTTCTCTATGCCCCGGACTATGTGATCAACGCCGGTGGTATTATCGATGTTTATTACCAGCAGCAGGGAGATTACGACGCCACCGAAGTGCGTGCCCATATTGAAGAAATCGGCAATACCATGCAGGAGGTGTTTGAGCGTGCAGATAACACCGGTAAAACCACGGCACACGTGGCTGATCTTATCGCCGAGGAGCGTTTCGGCCACCATTCTTTGCCTAATGCCGAGAACAGATCCGGTACAGTAGCGGCATAA
- a CDS encoding M16 family metallopeptidase, with translation MGLRPVFISVLIATTGFAGCGNSTNDRSHALSADETAAARSKAAAFGNPAYVPAPKLDIPYHREVLPNGLTVIVHEDHKAPVVSTNIWYKVGSKDEPEGKTGFAHLFEHLMFNGSENHPGEYFEPFQRSGATDMNGTTNNDRTNYFATVPKGALDMALWMESDRMGHFKGAITQDVLDEQRGVVKNEKRQGENAPYGKAFDIIAKSTFPANHPYSWTPIGSMADLDNASLDDVKKWFADHYQPANATLVIAGDITVDEAMAKVRKYFGDIPSTGVQPRVKRWELPAQVNKREVVYDQVPQTRIYKVWNVPAVGSEEEHALELMTSLLANRKNSLLYRRLVRDEKVATSVSAFYYGRQLAGQLFIIVDVKPGQPVDKVERLLNRELRAFAKNGVSTEDLRRVKQGEFAGLVKGLEKTGGFGGKSDILARAEFYYDDPGALLKGIEEYAQVSAPEVQDVAQQWLKADAYTLIIEPQKQYTADSEGADRSQLPEVDKTVELELPQQQAFTLKNGLKVVLAERHDTPVVLMNLQFRSGAAVDNSKPGLASVAAQMLSEGAGDLDSLAFSARAEELGVSIGGGSGLDYNTISMSALKSQLAPSLELFAQVVTEPQFPASDLERVKSNRLDRIAQEKAQPRGLALRELPPLLFGASHPYGSPLTGSGTPEGIQSITRKDLVQFQKTWVRPDNATLTIVGDVTEKEIEPLLNDALGDWKAPEAELPNVALAKVARPDKARVYLLDRPGAQQSYIMAGLVMPPWQPQGAEAFDAMANTIAGKFTSRVNMNLREDKHWSYGARAVSLDTEGQRPYILFAPVQTDKTAPAIREIVKEYRDYLDKRPITERELEDYRNDEVLKQSARFQTKGQLLSSINWQVEKGLPEDYIAEYPQRVVALTQAQVAAAAKEFLAPGQFTWVIVGDLDKIKGEVEALDIGPVEVLPARD, from the coding sequence ATGGGCCTGCGTCCAGTGTTTATCAGTGTCCTTATTGCCACCACCGGTTTCGCCGGTTGTGGCAATTCCACTAACGATAGGTCCCACGCGCTATCCGCGGATGAAACGGCGGCGGCCCGCAGCAAAGCGGCCGCTTTTGGTAATCCGGCCTATGTTCCGGCACCGAAGTTGGACATTCCCTACCATAGGGAAGTGCTGCCCAATGGCCTCACAGTGATCGTACACGAGGACCACAAGGCCCCGGTCGTTTCCACCAATATCTGGTACAAGGTGGGCTCCAAGGATGAGCCGGAGGGGAAAACCGGGTTTGCCCATCTGTTTGAGCACCTGATGTTTAACGGCAGCGAAAATCATCCGGGCGAATATTTTGAACCCTTCCAGCGCTCCGGTGCCACGGATATGAATGGCACCACCAACAATGATCGCACCAATTATTTCGCCACGGTTCCCAAAGGTGCTCTGGATATGGCACTGTGGATGGAGTCGGACAGGATGGGCCACTTCAAGGGTGCAATCACCCAGGATGTGTTGGATGAACAGCGCGGTGTGGTAAAAAACGAGAAACGTCAGGGCGAAAATGCCCCCTATGGTAAAGCCTTTGATATCATTGCCAAGAGCACCTTTCCCGCTAACCATCCCTACTCATGGACACCCATCGGCTCTATGGCAGATCTAGACAATGCCAGCCTGGATGACGTGAAAAAGTGGTTTGCGGATCATTATCAACCGGCAAATGCAACCCTGGTGATTGCCGGCGATATTACTGTTGATGAAGCCATGGCCAAGGTGCGCAAGTATTTTGGCGATATACCCAGCACAGGGGTGCAGCCGCGTGTCAAGCGCTGGGAATTACCGGCTCAGGTCAATAAGCGTGAAGTGGTCTACGACCAGGTACCACAAACCCGTATTTACAAGGTCTGGAATGTACCGGCGGTTGGCAGTGAGGAGGAGCACGCGCTCGAATTGATGACGTCACTGCTGGCAAACCGGAAGAACTCTCTGCTGTATCGCCGCCTGGTGCGGGATGAGAAAGTCGCCACGAGTGTGAGCGCCTTCTACTACGGGCGTCAGCTGGCTGGGCAACTTTTTATCATTGTGGATGTAAAGCCCGGGCAGCCGGTCGATAAAGTCGAAAGGCTGTTGAACAGGGAATTGCGTGCGTTTGCAAAAAATGGTGTGAGTACAGAGGACCTGCGCCGGGTCAAGCAAGGGGAGTTTGCCGGCCTTGTAAAGGGTCTGGAAAAAACCGGTGGCTTTGGTGGCAAGAGCGACATCCTGGCCCGTGCGGAATTTTACTATGACGATCCTGGTGCCCTGCTAAAAGGAATCGAGGAATACGCCCAGGTTTCTGCACCCGAAGTACAGGATGTAGCGCAGCAGTGGTTGAAGGCAGATGCCTACACCCTGATTATCGAGCCACAAAAACAGTACACCGCCGACAGTGAGGGTGCGGATCGCAGCCAGTTACCTGAGGTGGATAAAACTGTCGAACTGGAGTTGCCACAACAGCAGGCGTTCACCCTCAAAAACGGGCTGAAGGTAGTCCTGGCCGAGCGCCATGATACGCCGGTAGTGTTGATGAATCTGCAGTTTCGCAGTGGTGCGGCGGTGGACAACAGCAAGCCCGGACTGGCCTCTGTAGCTGCGCAAATGCTCAGCGAGGGCGCCGGTGATCTGGACAGCCTGGCTTTCAGTGCTCGGGCGGAAGAGTTGGGCGTGAGTATCGGCGGGGGCAGCGGGCTGGATTACAACACGATCAGCATGAGTGCTCTCAAGTCGCAGCTGGCCCCGTCTCTGGAGCTTTTTGCGCAAGTGGTGACCGAGCCGCAGTTTCCGGCATCGGATCTCGAGCGGGTCAAGTCCAATCGCCTGGACAGGATCGCGCAGGAAAAGGCCCAGCCGCGGGGGCTGGCACTGCGGGAGCTGCCACCACTATTGTTCGGCGCCAGTCACCCCTACGGTTCCCCTTTGACCGGTTCCGGTACCCCGGAGGGGATCCAATCCATTACCCGTAAAGATCTGGTGCAGTTCCAGAAAACCTGGGTCAGGCCCGATAATGCCACCCTGACGATTGTCGGTGATGTGACAGAAAAGGAGATAGAGCCCCTGCTGAATGATGCTCTGGGCGACTGGAAAGCACCCGAAGCAGAATTGCCAAATGTGGCATTGGCAAAAGTGGCACGTCCTGACAAAGCGCGTGTGTATTTGCTGGATCGCCCCGGCGCGCAGCAGAGTTACATCATGGCGGGTCTGGTCATGCCCCCCTGGCAGCCTCAGGGCGCTGAGGCTTTCGATGCGATGGCCAATACTATCGCGGGAAAATTTACTTCCCGGGTGAATATGAACCTGCGTGAGGACAAACACTGGTCATACGGTGCCCGTGCAGTGTCTCTGGATACGGAAGGCCAGCGTCCATACATTTTGTTCGCACCTGTGCAAACTGACAAGACGGCACCCGCGATCCGGGAGATTGTGAAAGAGTACCGGGACTACCTGGATAAACGCCCGATCACGGAGAGGGAATTGGAGGATTATCGCAACGATGAGGTGCTCAAGCAGAGCGCTCGTTTCCAGACCAAGGGGCAGTTGCTTTCCAGCATCAACTGGCAGGTAGAAAAGGGCCTGCCGGAAGACTACATTGCCGAGTATCCGCAGCGGGTTGTCGCGCTCACCCAAGCACAGGTGGCGGCTGCCGCAAAGGAGTTCCTCGCTCCCGGGCAGTTTACCTGGGTGATTGTGGGGGATCTCGACAAGATAAAGGGGGAAGTGGAAGCCCTTGACATCGGACCGGTAGAGGTGTTGCCCGCCAGGGATTGA
- a CDS encoding glutathione S-transferase family protein — MKIYEFAAAPNCRRVRMYLAEKGIDITFAQVDIAKGENLTPDFRSMNATAKVPVLALEDGTHIAESVAIQRYFEELHPEPPLFGRDAREKALVEMWSRRADFNLMLPVGMCFQHVSGFFKDRMNVYPAFGEDAGKRAMQFMAILNDHLSDHEYLAGDYFSVADIGMVCSLDFGKVQNLRPDAEKHPHLIRWREQLKQRPSFSA; from the coding sequence ATGAAAATCTACGAATTTGCTGCCGCACCCAATTGCCGTCGTGTGCGCATGTACCTGGCGGAAAAAGGTATCGATATCACCTTCGCCCAGGTAGATATTGCCAAGGGGGAAAACCTCACCCCGGATTTTCGCAGCATGAATGCCACTGCGAAGGTGCCGGTACTGGCGCTGGAGGATGGCACGCACATCGCCGAGTCAGTGGCGATTCAACGCTATTTTGAAGAGCTGCATCCGGAACCACCGTTGTTTGGGCGGGATGCAAGGGAAAAGGCTCTGGTTGAAATGTGGAGCCGCCGCGCCGACTTCAACCTGATGCTTCCTGTCGGAATGTGCTTCCAGCATGTCTCAGGTTTCTTCAAGGACCGCATGAATGTCTACCCGGCATTTGGAGAGGATGCCGGTAAGCGCGCAATGCAATTTATGGCTATCTTGAATGATCACCTTTCCGATCACGAATATCTGGCGGGGGATTATTTTTCTGTAGCAGACATTGGTATGGTCTGCAGTCTGGATTTTGGCAAGGTGCAAAACCTGCGCCCTGATGCCGAAAAACACCCCCACCTGATCCGCTGGCGTGAGCAGCTCAAACAGCGCCCCAGCTTCAGTGCCTGA
- a CDS encoding metal-dependent hydrolase family protein: MTKNTKWGYLTNRAAVAIMSICVGLTGLQVQAQGTAIYAGKLFDSSSGKLLENRTVHIVDGRVESVQKGFAKRDREILVDLRDFTVLPGLMDMHSHLTYEFGPQAYMESYTWNPADFTLRGVDAARRTLLAGFTTVRNLGDQDNVTVSLRKAIDAGIVEGPRIYTAGKSIATTGGHADPTNGRRWDLMGNPGPVEGVINGPASAREAVRQRYKEGADLIKITATGGVLSVAKSGQNPQFMMDELEAIVATARDYGLTVAVHAHGKEGMIRAIRAGVDSIEHGTYMDDEVINLMRRNNTWFVPTLMAGEWVTEKSAIEGFLPDIVRPKAATIGPLMLGTFSRAYKRGVKIAFGTDTGVTRHGDNAREFVLMVQGGMAPADAIRSATWHAAQLLQVQDELGSISEGKMADIIAVAGNPLEDISELQRVQFVMKGGKIYKEPSQPAADIFVEPGEPG; the protein is encoded by the coding sequence ATGACAAAGAATACCAAGTGGGGCTACCTCACCAACCGCGCTGCCGTTGCGATAATGTCTATCTGTGTCGGATTGACGGGCCTGCAGGTGCAGGCGCAGGGCACGGCCATTTACGCTGGTAAGCTGTTTGACAGCAGTAGCGGAAAACTCTTGGAAAACCGCACTGTGCACATCGTGGATGGCCGGGTCGAGTCAGTGCAAAAAGGGTTTGCCAAACGGGACCGGGAAATCCTGGTGGACCTGCGTGATTTTACGGTATTGCCCGGCCTGATGGATATGCACAGCCATCTCACCTATGAGTTTGGCCCGCAAGCCTATATGGAGTCCTATACATGGAATCCCGCGGATTTCACTTTGCGCGGGGTGGATGCCGCCAGGCGTACGCTGCTTGCGGGCTTTACCACCGTGCGCAATCTCGGGGACCAGGATAATGTCACTGTGAGTCTGCGCAAGGCCATAGACGCAGGTATCGTCGAGGGACCGCGAATTTATACTGCGGGCAAATCCATCGCGACCACCGGTGGCCATGCCGATCCCACCAATGGCCGCCGCTGGGATCTGATGGGTAATCCCGGCCCGGTAGAGGGTGTGATCAACGGGCCGGCCAGTGCGCGAGAGGCTGTTCGCCAGCGCTACAAGGAGGGTGCCGACCTGATTAAGATTACTGCCACCGGTGGCGTGTTGAGTGTGGCAAAAAGTGGGCAGAATCCTCAGTTCATGATGGATGAGCTGGAGGCGATTGTCGCCACCGCCCGGGATTACGGCTTGACTGTGGCGGTCCATGCCCATGGCAAAGAGGGTATGATCCGCGCAATTCGCGCCGGCGTAGATTCCATCGAACATGGCACCTATATGGACGATGAGGTGATTAATCTGATGCGCCGTAACAATACCTGGTTTGTGCCGACACTGATGGCCGGGGAGTGGGTAACGGAAAAATCTGCCATTGAGGGATTTTTACCGGATATTGTGCGCCCAAAAGCGGCCACTATCGGCCCGTTGATGCTGGGAACGTTTTCCAGAGCGTACAAGCGTGGCGTCAAAATTGCTTTTGGGACCGACACCGGGGTGACCCGTCACGGGGACAATGCGCGGGAATTTGTCCTGATGGTGCAAGGGGGTATGGCCCCTGCCGATGCCATTCGCTCGGCCACCTGGCATGCCGCGCAGCTACTGCAGGTGCAGGATGAGCTGGGCAGTATCAGCGAGGGCAAAATGGCAGATATTATTGCGGTGGCGGGAAACCCGCTTGAGGATATTTCCGAATTGCAGCGGGTGCAGTTTGTGATGAAAGGCGGAAAGATCTACAAAGAGCCCAGCCAGCCAGCCGCGGATATTTTTGTAGAGCCGGGAGAGCCCGGGTGA
- a CDS encoding SIMPL domain-containing protein, protein MKLIPLSTITLLALLVSACGSGGAPAERGTLVTIAAHGEVSQAPDIASISVGVVTEAGDSKKAMGDNAEQMEALMAAIKKAGIAKKDIQTSGISLWPRYQYQQNRKPQLVGYTARNTVSIKVRKLDELGDLLDDLADAGANQVNGPSFEIGEPAPVQAKAREKALLDAQERATIYAKALGMKVRRIVSISEKGTGDLPHPVMLSRNQMTAEKDRATTPVAPGEITVTVNLDLVFELQD, encoded by the coding sequence ATGAAGTTAATACCACTCTCCACAATCACACTACTTGCCCTGCTTGTCAGCGCTTGCGGCAGCGGTGGCGCACCTGCCGAGCGGGGTACTCTGGTCACAATCGCCGCACACGGTGAGGTCAGCCAGGCGCCCGACATAGCGAGCATCTCTGTGGGTGTCGTCACCGAGGCCGGGGACAGTAAAAAAGCCATGGGTGATAACGCCGAACAAATGGAAGCCTTGATGGCGGCCATCAAAAAAGCCGGTATTGCCAAAAAAGACATCCAGACCAGCGGCATCAGCCTATGGCCCCGTTACCAGTATCAACAGAATCGAAAACCGCAACTCGTTGGCTATACTGCGCGCAATACGGTCAGCATCAAGGTGCGCAAGCTGGACGAATTGGGAGACCTACTGGACGACCTGGCGGACGCCGGTGCCAACCAGGTGAACGGCCCCAGCTTCGAGATCGGCGAGCCGGCACCGGTACAGGCCAAGGCCCGTGAAAAAGCTCTTCTGGATGCACAGGAACGGGCAACCATCTATGCAAAAGCCCTCGGCATGAAGGTGCGCCGGATCGTGAGTATTTCTGAAAAAGGCACCGGCGATCTGCCCCATCCGGTGATGCTCAGCCGCAACCAGATGACCGCCGAGAAAGACCGTGCAACAACGCCTGTTGCCCCCGGGGAAATAACGGTGACGGTGAACCTGGACCTGGTATTTGAGTTGCAGGACTGA
- the gloA gene encoding lactoylglutathione lyase: MNYLHTMVRVSDLDVSLKFYCEILGLQVVNRTDYDQGRFTLVFLAAPGDLETAREKRAPVLELTYNWDPESYPGGRNFGHLAYGVDDIYGVCQRLMEAGVTINRPPRDGYMAFVRSPDGISIELLQNGAPLTPREPWQSMENTGEW; this comes from the coding sequence GTGAACTACCTACATACGATGGTGCGTGTGTCCGATCTGGATGTGTCTTTGAAATTTTACTGTGAAATACTGGGTTTGCAGGTGGTGAACCGCACGGATTATGATCAGGGCCGCTTTACACTGGTGTTTTTGGCCGCGCCGGGGGATCTGGAGACTGCCCGTGAGAAGAGGGCGCCGGTACTTGAGTTGACTTATAACTGGGACCCGGAGTCCTATCCCGGAGGGCGCAATTTTGGTCATCTGGCTTATGGCGTGGATGACATCTACGGGGTTTGTCAGCGTCTGATGGAAGCGGGTGTGACCATTAACCGGCCTCCCCGCGATGGGTATATGGCATTTGTTCGGTCACCGGACGGTATCTCTATTGAACTTCTGCAAAACGGTGCACCACTCACACCCCGGGAGCCCTGGCAGTCGATGGAAAATACCGGCGAGTGGTAG